The following proteins are encoded in a genomic region of Cryptomeria japonica chromosome 11, Sugi_1.0, whole genome shotgun sequence:
- the LOC131051365 gene encoding LRR receptor-like serine/threonine-protein kinase RGI5, giving the protein MAISLQKLSIVIISVLVVFFPCPHFSLSKTCPSQESEALLRFKEGLNDSEGLLSSWVNGTDCCTMWDGISCNNHTNHVVSVSVNSFEGVQGLIGESLCQLRFLKSLTINRVTGTTTLPPCLGNLPYIDSLDLKSNGLSGRIPSFVCLLTSLTHLDLGSNKFNGTIPSCLKNLSSLKDLWLSDNQLSGSIPDSLANISSLRWLDLGNNHLSGSIPASLGSLPLLWDLTLMSNQLSGNIPDSLGNLSLLDGLLISNNQLTGTIPPSFAQLSSLTTLFGDGNHFNETISSSSLPASLFMLGLSLNHQQIISETFFQNLTNLKFLDLSDCVLNISTTWIPSFQLTEISLVSCKIDGEIPSWLSTQFSVVTLELVNNSLVGEIPSWLWETSYQLESLNLSRNHLEGSLFSNTSTLMQLERLDVSRNALSGNIPSISSPYIQHLLFNDNLFSGNIPPSLGRLSILEQLNLANNFLSGVIPASLSECSYLQVLNLANNNLEGSLPHEFSKLSHLYSLVVHSNNLSGSLPPSIANCSELQVLDIGNNLFGGEIPTFVGNLSNLRVLVMKENNFTGSIPSEIGQLLNLQILLLSSNHISGSIPHTITSLQAMAIESQDGFILSTSQLSYALLYQDGLDMTLKGTNQHYPYILSTLTSIDLSNNELEGEVASDFGNFKGLRLLNLSFNNLNGRIPNSLGEMSQLESLDLSTNKFSGQIPAELESLSYLGSLNLSNNNLSGSIPQGRHMTGTFGESSYSGNANLWGCPLPKNCSWPQFAPPPPFPINEGRKSNEYPWFEIAVGLSFGAAFGGIMGLILTRISWRMKYFNTIDTILKFLFPWMKDLTL; this is encoded by the coding sequence ATGGCCATTTCTTTGCAGAAGTTGAGTATAGTTATCATTTCAGTTTTGGTTGTCTTCTTCCCTTGTCCACACTTTTCACTATCCAAAACATGTCCTTCCCAAGAATCTGAAGCTCTTCTTCGTTTCAAAGAGGGCTTGAATGACTCTGAAGGTCTTCTCAGCTCATGGGTAAATGGAACAGACTGTTGTACCATGTGGGATGGCATATCCTGCAACAATCATACCAACCATGTAGTCTCTGTTTCTGTAAACTCTTTTGAAGGCGTTCAAGGTTTGATAGGTGAAAGCTTGTGCCAACTTCGTTTCCTCAAATCACTGACCATAAACAGAGTAACAGGTACTACCACTCTTCCTCCATGTTTGGGAAATCTCCCTTATATTGACTCTTTAGATTTAAAGAGTAATGGCTTGAGTGGGAGGATTCCCTCTTTTGTTTGTTTGCTCACTAGCCTTACACACCTTGATCTTGGTAGCAATAAATTCAATGGAACCATACCTTCCTGCTTGAAAAATCTTTCTTCTTTAAAAGACCTCTGGCTTTCTGATAACCAACTCAGTGGAAGCATACCAGATTCTCTGGCAAATATTTCTTCTCTCAGGTGGCTTGACCTTGGAAATAACCACTTAAGTGGGAGTATACCTGCTTCTCTTGGAAGTCTCCCTTTGTTGTGGGACTTAACCCTTATGAGCAATCAATTGAGCGGTAATATTCCAGATTCCTTGGGTAATCTGTCCTTACTTGATGGGTTGTTGATTTCCAATAACCAACTAACTGGGACAATTCCTCCTTCATTTGCTCAGCTTTCCTCCCTTACAACCTTGTTTGGTGATGGCAACCATTTCAATGAAACCATCTCTTCTTCATCATTACCAGCTTCTTTATTTATGCTAGGTTTGTCACTAAACCATCAGCAGATAATTTCAGAAACTTTCTTTCAGAACCTTACAAACTTAAAGTTTTTGGACTTATCCGATTGTGTGCTAAATATTAGCACAACCTGGATTCCATCTTTTCAGTTAACTGAAATAAGCTTAGTGTCATGTAAGATTGATGGAGAAATTCCATCTTGGCTTTCCACACAATTCTCTGTTGTTACACTTGAATTAGTTAACAACagtcttgtaggagaaattccttCTTGGCTATGGGAAACTAGTTATCAGTTGGAATCTTTAAATCTTTCACGAAATCATCTAGAAGGAAGTCTATTCTCAAATACTTCAACATTGATGCAACTAGAAAGGCTAGATGTGTCTAGAAATGCATTGAGTGGGAACATCCCATCAATATCATCTCCTTATATACAACATTTGCTATTCAATGACAATTTGTTTAGTGGCAATATTCCTCCAAGTCTGGGTAGATTATCTATACTTGAGCAATTAAATCTGGCAAACAACTTCTTAAGTGGAGTGATCCCTGCAAGCTTGTCCGAATGCTCTTATCTTCAAGTCCTAAATTTGGCAAATAATAATTTGGAAGGAAGCTTACCACATGAGTTCAGTAAGCTAAGTCATTTATATTCATTAGTTGTCCATAGCAATAACCTGAGTGGATCATTACCTCCCTCAATAGCCAACTGTTCAGAGTTACAGGTTCTAGATATTGGGAACAACTTATTTGGAGGTGAAATACCAACATTTGTTGGAAACCTTTCAAATTTGAGAGTGTTGGTGATGAAAGAAAACAATTTTACAGGAAGTATTCCTTCAGAGATTGGCCAACTATTGAACCTTCAGATCTTGCTCCTTTCTTCCAATCATATCTCAGGTTCAATTCCACATACAATTACATCATTGCAAGCAATGGCAATAGAAAGTCAAGATGGTTTTATCTTGTCCACATCCCAATTGTCTTATGCGCTACTATATCAAGATGGATTGGATATGACTTTGAAAGGTACAAATCAACACTACCCATATATTCTTTCCACTCTCACATCCATAGATCTGTCAAACAATGAACTGGAGGGAGAAGTTGCTTCTGATTTTGGGAACTTTAAGGGGTTGAGGCTTCTAAACCTTTCATTTAACAATTTGAATGGAAGGATTCCAAACAGTTTGGGAGAAATGAGTCAGTTGGAGTCATTAGACCTTTCCACAAATAAATTTTCAGGACAAATCCCTGCAGAGCTTGAATCTCTAAGCTATTTGGGTTCACTAAATTTATCAAACAACAATCTTTCAGGAAGCATACCACAAGGACGACATATGACTGGCACATTTGGAGAATCCTCTTATTCAGGGAATGCAAATTTATGGGGATGTCCCCTACCCAAAAATTGTTCTTGGCCCCAATTTGCCCCTCCTCCTCCTTTTCCAATTAACGAGGGAAGGAAAAGCAATGAGTATCCATGGTTTGAAATAGCAGTGGGATTGTCATTTGGAGCAGCCTTTGGAGGGATAATGGGATTGATCTTGACAAGAATTAGTTGGAGAATGAAATACTTCAATACGATTGATACAATCCTGAAGTTTTTGTTTCCATGGATGAAAGATTTGACATTATGA